From the Candidatus Paceibacterota bacterium genome, the window TGGTCACCTGTGGTAACAATATTGCTTCGTGCCCAGTGCAATACGATTCTTCAACTGGCCTATACCATCAAGGATCAGCTTATGGTACTTCACCTTTTTATAGGACTATTCAAGTCCAACAAATTAATAGCAATGAAGATAAAGTGACAGTTACGGTCTACTGGTCAGTGGGTAATCTGAAGGCACCGGCCAGTTTTCAAATTACCGAAAATCTATTTAACTGGGATAATCTTTATTCTGGAGCCTCTGGCGGAACACCAATGGCTAACGTTACCATTAACATAACTACTGTCAGCAACGGAACGGTTATTAGTAATCCAACTGGCATCAATTGTCCCTCAACATGTTCAACCTCTGTAGTTACCAATAACAATATTGTGCTTACTGGAACGCCGAACAGCAGTTATGTATTTACTTGGGGGGCCGGTCAGGCTTGTTCAGGACACAGCAGTTGTTCCTTTAATCCTAATTCAAATATCACTCTGAATGCAGGATTTTATACAGGTTCTGGAACATTGTCAGTTTCGGGAGGGAGAGCTCTACAGGTCAGTGCGGATGGGGTCACTAAGTGTTCCGGTGGAAACTCATGTTCTACTTCCATTGTCAATGGGTCAGTAACAAGCGTTACCACTTCTGCGGGTTATACCACTGGTAGCGGAGAGTTCATAACAAACTGGTCATTTGATCATTGGAATGGTGGTCCTTGCAACTCTAATTCGAACAATGTTTGCAATTTCATTATGAATGGCAATACAAATATGACCGCGGTCTATGTAGCAGACTGATGAATAAATTATTTAAAAATAAAAATGGCTTCACGTTACTCTTCGCTTCGCTAGTGGTAAGCCTGCTCCTTTCGATTGGTTTAGCAATTCTAAACATTACTTTGCAGCAAGTGTTGCTTTCGTCCGCCGCCAAAGAATCGCAGTTTGCTTTTTATAATGCCGATACCGGCATTGAATGCGCTCTCTATTGGGATAAAAACGGACCGAGCGGCCGTATTTTTGCCACTTCTTCGCAATCAAATTCACTCGTTGCTTCTGATATTAATTGTAACGGGGTGACGGCGAGCGCATGGTCCTCTGCTCTAAGTAATTCCGGTGACGGTTCATGGGACACTAGTTTTGACTTAATTTACCCAACCGGTGAATGTGATGTGGTGAAAAACCCAACTACTCCAATTGTTCATATTGTGGTCAATAAAAGCTTTCCTGACAATATAAATACTTATACTGATATTAAATCTCGAGGCTATAACACCTGCGACGCCAATAATCCGCGGCGAGTAGAAAGAGGACTTGAGGTTCAGTACTAATTCTCTTACACTCTTCTTATGGCTAAAGCGACTAAGGAGATAAAAGAGCGCATTGAGAAGCTCCGAGAGACGATTGAATACCATCGTTATCAGTATCACGTGCTGGATAAGCAGGAGATTTCCGATGAAGCCCGCGATTCTTTAATGAAAGAGCTGGTGGATCTGGAAAATCAGTATCCGGAACTCCGCACTGCCGACTCGCCATCTCAAAGAGTGGCAGGCAAACCTCTGCCGGAATTTAAGAAAGTTCGACATAAGGTAGCGCAGTGGTCTTTCAATGACGCTTTCAGTGAAGAGGATATCAAAAACTTTGACGCTCGAGTGAAACGTTTATTGAAAGCTGAATTAGGCAAGGAGATTTCCCCGGAATATGTTTGTGAGCTGAAAATTGACGGCCTGAAAATCGTTTTTGAATATGAAAAAGGGCTGCTCAAAACGGCTGCTACACGCGGAGATGGAGAAGTGGGGGAAGATGTCACCATGAACGTCCGAACCATTCAGTCAGTACCACTTCGTCTTAAGGAAGCGGCGGATTTGATTGCCGAAGGAGAGGTTTGGATGAGAAAGAGCAGTCTGGAGAAACTTAATAAGGAGAGGGCGAAAAGCGGTTTACCGCTTTTCGCCAATCCACGAAATGTCACGGCCGGCTCGATTCGTCAGCTCGATCCTGCCATGACTGCCTCAAGAAGGTTGGAGGCTTTTGTTTATGATATCGCGGAGTTAAGGGGGTCGGGGGAAGCGAAGCTTCCCCCGACCCAACTCGAAGAACTTCAGCTTCTCCAGAAGCTCGGCTTCAAAGTCAATTCTCACTACAGACTTTGTGAAAATGTGGATGAGGTGATTGCCTATTGGAAAAAGTGGCAGGTTGAATCAAAAAAACAGGATTATCTGATTGACGGCATCGTTATCAAAGTTAATCGCCGCGATTATCAGGAGGCTTTAGGTTACACCGGCAAGGCCCCGCGCTTTGCCATTGCCTTCAAGTTTCCGGCCGAGCAAGTTACTACGGTCGTGGAAGATATCGTCCTTCAGGTGGGTCGAACCGGCACTATCACTCCGGTTGCTCACCTACGTCCGGTCTTAGTAGCCGGCTCAACTGTTTCCCGGGCCACTCTTCATAATGAAGATGAAATTAAAAGGCTAGATGTACGAATTGGCGATACGGTGATCTTGCAAAAAGCCGGCGACGTTATTCCCGATATCGTCAGAGTCTTGACCGAAATGCGTACCGGTA encodes:
- a CDS encoding type II secretion system protein, with the protein product MFIKFIKSQTRRPLKTLQTLQLYKLQFGFTLIETLVAIAILILAIVGPLTIASNSLNSAYYANDQVTAFYLAQEGIEYLRYLRDANFINQLSSNGATWDTGMTGCTSSSLCGLDSSNVFTGGKILVTCGNNIASCPVQYDSSTGLYHQGSAYGTSPFYRTIQVQQINSNEDKVTVTVYWSVGNLKAPASFQITENLFNWDNLYSGASGGTPMANVTINITTVSNGTVISNPTGINCPSTCSTSVVTNNNIVLTGTPNSSYVFTWGAGQACSGHSSCSFNPNSNITLNAGFYTGSGTLSVSGGRALQVSADGVTKCSGGNSCSTSIVNGSVTSVTTSAGYTTGSGEFITNWSFDHWNGGPCNSNSNNVCNFIMNGNTNMTAVYVAD
- a CDS encoding pilus assembly PilX N-terminal domain-containing protein, whose translation is MNKLFKNKNGFTLLFASLVVSLLLSIGLAILNITLQQVLLSSAAKESQFAFYNADTGIECALYWDKNGPSGRIFATSSQSNSLVASDINCNGVTASAWSSALSNSGDGSWDTSFDLIYPTGECDVVKNPTTPIVHIVVNKSFPDNINTYTDIKSRGYNTCDANNPRRVERGLEVQY
- the ligA gene encoding NAD-dependent DNA ligase LigA is translated as MAKATKEIKERIEKLRETIEYHRYQYHVLDKQEISDEARDSLMKELVDLENQYPELRTADSPSQRVAGKPLPEFKKVRHKVAQWSFNDAFSEEDIKNFDARVKRLLKAELGKEISPEYVCELKIDGLKIVFEYEKGLLKTAATRGDGEVGEDVTMNVRTIQSVPLRLKEAADLIAEGEVWMRKSSLEKLNKERAKSGLPLFANPRNVTAGSIRQLDPAMTASRRLEAFVYDIAELRGSGEAKLPPTQLEELQLLQKLGFKVNSHYRLCENVDEVIAYWKKWQVESKKQDYLIDGIVIKVNRRDYQEALGYTGKAPRFAIAFKFPAEQVTTVVEDIVLQVGRTGTITPVAHLRPVLVAGSTVSRATLHNEDEIKRLDVRIGDTVILQKAGDVIPDIVRVLTEMRTGKEKPYKFPTHVAECGGDGRIERIPGQAAWRCVNKGGAAQHRRELYHFASKHAFDIDGLGPKIIDKLLDNHLITAGSDIFTLKAGDLSELEGFKEKSVNNLLKAIEKARHVSLPRLIISLSIPQVGEETAYDLADHFGNLDSLRKASLEELQAIEGVGDVVASSIHRWFGNKNNREQLSKLLKIIEVENPRKTKGAAAIPTGGRLSDKTFVLTGTMEKMDRDEAKEKIRALGGSVSGSVSTKTDYVVAGENPGSKLTKAEELGVKVLDEKEFLKMIQ